In Acidovorax sp. GBBC 1281, a single window of DNA contains:
- the rseP gene encoding RIP metalloprotease RseP codes for MLLTVIAFIVALGVLIAVHEYGHYRVAIACGVKVLRFSVGFGKPLLRWQPKGSPTEFVIGAFPLGGYVRMLDEREAPVDAHERHLSFNAKPLRSRAAIVAAGPAANLLLAVLLYAAVNWMGVEEPKAVLASPVPGSVAQKAGLQGGELVLEAALGNEESEPVRSFEDLRWLLTRGALDGTDVRLQVQPSPGAPQRQMVLELAQFDAREADAQLFRKIGIVGPWTRPVLGEVVQGGPAQRAGLRQGDLIVRLGATNVVDGQQLRELIRASVSGGVAVSQPWRIERGGQTLTLDVLPDLHSEHSGPVGRVGAFVGAQPEFVTVRHGPLEGLWNGVVRTWEVSALTLRMMGRMVIGEASLKNLSGPLTIADYAGRSASMGLTQYLVFLALISVSLGVLNLLPLPVLDGGHLMYYLWEGVTGKGVSDAWMERLQRGGVAVLLLMMSIALFNDITRLFG; via the coding sequence ATGTTGCTGACCGTCATTGCCTTCATCGTCGCGCTGGGCGTGCTCATCGCCGTCCATGAATACGGCCACTACCGCGTAGCGATCGCCTGCGGCGTGAAGGTCCTTCGTTTTTCGGTGGGTTTCGGCAAACCCCTGCTGCGCTGGCAACCCAAGGGATCGCCCACGGAGTTCGTCATCGGCGCGTTTCCCTTGGGCGGGTACGTGCGCATGCTGGACGAGCGCGAGGCCCCCGTCGATGCCCATGAGCGCCACCTGTCGTTCAATGCCAAGCCGTTGCGCTCCCGCGCTGCGATTGTGGCAGCGGGTCCGGCGGCCAATCTGCTGCTCGCCGTGCTGCTGTACGCGGCAGTGAACTGGATGGGCGTGGAGGAGCCGAAGGCGGTTCTCGCCAGCCCCGTGCCCGGGTCCGTGGCCCAGAAAGCCGGCTTGCAAGGCGGCGAGCTCGTGCTGGAAGCGGCCCTCGGCAACGAAGAATCCGAGCCAGTGCGATCCTTCGAAGACCTGCGCTGGCTCCTGACCCGCGGCGCGCTCGACGGCACCGACGTCCGCCTGCAGGTGCAGCCGTCGCCCGGGGCGCCGCAGCGCCAGATGGTGCTGGAACTCGCGCAATTCGATGCGCGGGAGGCGGATGCGCAGCTCTTTCGCAAGATCGGCATCGTGGGTCCGTGGACGCGGCCCGTGCTTGGCGAGGTGGTCCAGGGTGGCCCGGCGCAACGCGCTGGATTGCGGCAGGGGGACCTGATCGTCAGGCTGGGTGCGACCAATGTGGTGGATGGCCAGCAGCTGCGGGAGCTCATCCGTGCATCGGTCAGTGGCGGGGTGGCTGTATCTCAGCCGTGGCGCATCGAACGCGGCGGCCAGACCTTGACGCTGGATGTACTGCCGGACTTGCACAGCGAGCATTCGGGCCCGGTCGGCCGCGTGGGGGCCTTCGTGGGCGCCCAGCCGGAGTTCGTGACCGTGCGGCACGGGCCGCTTGAAGGACTCTGGAATGGGGTGGTCCGCACCTGGGAGGTGTCGGCACTGACCCTGCGCATGATGGGGCGCATGGTGATCGGCGAGGCCTCGCTCAAGAACCTCAGCGGCCCGCTCACCATCGCCGATTACGCGGGTCGTTCGGCCAGCATGGGGCTGACCCAGTACCTGGTGTTTCTGGCCCTCATCAGCGTGAGCCTGGGCGTGCTGAACCTGCTTCCGCTGCCGGTTTTGGACGGTGGACACCTGATGTATTATCTTTGGGAAGGCGTGACTGGCAAGGGCGTGTCCGACGCCTGGATGGAGCGATTGCAGCGCGGCGGCGTGGCGGTGCTCCTCCTGATGATGTCCATCGCCCTGTTCAACGATATCACCCGGCTTTTTGGCTAA
- the bamA gene encoding outer membrane protein assembly factor BamA has product MKKQFNRLGVRKACAVAAMVFAANAAWALEPFKVQDIRVEGLQRVEPGTIFASMPLRVGDDYNDEKGAAAIRALFALGLFKDVRLEASGNVLVVVVEERPTIADVDFAGAREFDKDTLKKAMRDVGLTEGRPFDKALADRAEQELKRQYINKSLYGAEVVTTVTPIERNRVNLTFTVTEGEPARIKEIHLVGNKAFSESTLKGLFDQDTGGWLSWYTKSDRYSRTKLNADLETLRSYYLARGYLEFRIDSTQVAISPDKQDITITVNVTEGQRYVVSGVKIEGNYLDRDDEFKSLITIQPGEPYNADKVAETTKAFTDYFGNFGFAFARVEAVPEVDRENNRVALVLRAEPARRAYVRRINVSGNNRTRDEVIRREFRQYEASWYDGDKIKLSRDRVDRLGFFTEVNVETQEVPGSADQVDLVVNVAEKPTGSLQLGAGFSSAEKVSLSFSIKQENVFGSGNYLGVDVNTSKYRRTLVFSTTNPYFTRDGISRTLDLYYRTDKPYEDQGGNYELITAGTSVRFGIPFSETDTVFFGGGLEQTRIKLGTNIPAAYLSYATTYGSSSTAIPLTIGWSRDDRDSALAPNSGRYQRLNTEWSVAGDARYVRGNYQFQQYVPLNKKFTMAFNSEFGWGKGMNGRPFPVFKNYYSGGLGSVRGFDQGTLGPRDVTGASLGGPKKVTLNAELIAPFPGAGNDRTLRVFTFVDAGNVYGEDEKVTLSDMRVSAGLGLSWISPLGPLRLAFAQPVRKFAGDRIQKLQFQIGTSF; this is encoded by the coding sequence ATGAAAAAACAATTCAATCGCTTGGGCGTGCGCAAGGCATGTGCCGTGGCCGCCATGGTTTTTGCTGCCAATGCGGCATGGGCCCTGGAGCCGTTCAAGGTGCAGGATATCCGGGTGGAGGGTTTGCAGCGCGTCGAGCCGGGCACGATCTTCGCGTCGATGCCGCTGCGGGTGGGTGACGACTACAACGACGAGAAGGGCGCTGCGGCGATCCGTGCGCTGTTCGCGCTGGGCTTGTTCAAGGATGTGCGCCTGGAGGCCAGCGGCAACGTGCTCGTGGTGGTCGTGGAAGAGCGGCCGACCATCGCCGACGTGGACTTCGCCGGTGCCCGCGAATTCGACAAGGACACGCTCAAGAAAGCCATGCGCGATGTGGGCCTGACCGAAGGCCGGCCTTTCGACAAGGCCCTGGCCGACCGCGCGGAGCAGGAGCTCAAGCGCCAGTACATCAACAAGAGCCTGTACGGCGCCGAGGTCGTGACCACGGTCACCCCCATCGAGCGCAACCGCGTCAACCTCACCTTCACCGTGACCGAAGGCGAGCCCGCGCGCATCAAGGAAATCCACCTGGTGGGCAACAAGGCCTTCAGCGAATCGACGCTCAAAGGGCTGTTCGACCAGGACACGGGCGGCTGGCTCAGCTGGTACACCAAGTCGGACCGCTATTCCCGCACCAAGCTGAACGCCGACCTGGAAACCCTGCGTTCCTACTATCTGGCACGCGGCTACCTCGAGTTCCGCATCGATTCCACGCAAGTGGCGATCTCCCCGGACAAGCAGGACATCACGATCACCGTCAACGTGACCGAGGGCCAGCGCTACGTGGTCTCCGGCGTGAAGATCGAAGGCAATTACCTGGACCGCGACGACGAGTTCAAGTCGCTGATCACCATCCAGCCCGGCGAGCCCTACAACGCCGACAAGGTGGCCGAAACCACCAAGGCATTCACCGACTACTTCGGCAATTTCGGCTTCGCGTTCGCGCGCGTCGAAGCGGTGCCCGAAGTGGACCGCGAGAACAACCGCGTGGCCCTGGTACTGCGCGCCGAGCCGGCCCGCCGTGCCTACGTGCGCCGCATCAACGTGAGCGGCAACAACCGCACGCGCGACGAAGTGATCCGCCGCGAGTTCCGCCAGTACGAAGCCTCCTGGTACGACGGCGACAAGATCAAGCTGTCCCGTGACCGCGTGGACCGCCTGGGCTTCTTCACCGAAGTCAATGTGGAAACGCAGGAAGTGCCGGGCTCGGCCGATCAGGTGGACCTGGTGGTGAACGTGGCCGAAAAGCCCACCGGATCGCTGCAGCTGGGCGCGGGCTTCTCGAGCGCGGAAAAGGTCTCGCTGTCGTTCAGCATCAAGCAGGAGAACGTGTTCGGTTCGGGCAACTACCTCGGGGTGGACGTCAACACCAGCAAGTACCGCCGCACGCTGGTGTTCAGCACCACCAACCCGTATTTCACGCGGGACGGCATCTCGCGCACGCTCGATCTGTACTACCGCACCGACAAGCCGTACGAGGACCAGGGTGGCAACTACGAGCTGATCACCGCTGGTACCAGCGTGCGCTTCGGCATCCCCTTCAGCGAAACCGATACCGTGTTCTTCGGGGGCGGCCTCGAACAGACGCGGATCAAGCTGGGCACCAACATTCCCGCCGCGTACCTGTCGTATGCCACGACCTACGGCTCCAGCAGCACCGCGATTCCGCTCACGATCGGCTGGTCGCGCGATGACCGAGACAGCGCCTTGGCGCCCAATTCGGGCCGCTACCAGCGCCTGAACACCGAATGGTCGGTGGCCGGCGATGCGCGCTATGTGCGTGGCAATTACCAGTTCCAGCAGTATGTGCCGCTGAACAAGAAGTTCACCATGGCATTCAACAGCGAGTTCGGCTGGGGCAAGGGCATGAACGGCCGGCCGTTCCCGGTGTTCAAGAACTACTACTCGGGCGGCCTGGGCTCCGTGCGCGGTTTCGACCAGGGCACGCTGGGTCCTCGCGACGTGACGGGTGCGTCGCTGGGCGGACCGAAGAAGGTCACGCTCAATGCCGAGTTGATCGCACCGTTCCCAGGTGCGGGCAACGACCGCACGCTGCGCGTGTTCACCTTCGTGGATGCGGGCAACGTGTACGGCGAAGATGAAAAGGTCACCCTCAGCGACATGCGTGTCTCTGCCGGCCTGGGCCTGAGCTGGATTTCTCCGCTCGGTCCGCTTCGCCTCGCTTTTGCGCAACCGGTGCGCAAGTTCGCCGGCGATAGAATCCAGAAACTGCAATTCCAGATCGGAACGTCTTTCTAA
- a CDS encoding OmpH family outer membrane protein yields MKSLSRHIPLVLLLGTLGAAVPAQAQEFKAGFVNTDRIFREASTAKAAQAKLEQEFSRREKDLVEQGNSLKSATEKFEREAPTMAESQRTARQRQLVDQDRDFQRKRREFQEDLGARKNEELGQVLERANKVVKQVAEAEKYDVILQEAVYINPKHDITDKVIKALNAAAATPAK; encoded by the coding sequence ATGAAATCTCTCTCCCGCCATATTCCCCTCGTTCTCTTGCTGGGCACGCTCGGTGCAGCCGTGCCTGCACAGGCGCAGGAGTTCAAGGCCGGCTTCGTCAACACCGACCGCATCTTCCGCGAAGCCAGCACCGCCAAGGCGGCCCAGGCCAAGCTGGAGCAGGAGTTCTCCCGTCGTGAGAAGGACCTCGTGGAGCAGGGCAACAGCCTGAAGTCCGCCACCGAGAAGTTCGAGCGCGAAGCGCCCACGATGGCCGAGAGCCAGCGCACGGCCCGCCAGCGCCAGCTGGTCGACCAGGACCGCGACTTCCAGCGCAAGCGCCGCGAATTCCAGGAAGACCTGGGCGCCCGCAAGAACGAAGAGCTGGGCCAAGTGCTCGAGCGCGCCAACAAGGTCGTCAAGCAGGTCGCCGAGGCCGAGAAGTACGACGTGATCCTTCAGGAAGCCGTCTACATCAACCCCAAGCACGACATCACCGACAAAGTGATCAAGGCACTGAATGCCGCTGCTGCCACGCCCGCCAAGTGA
- the lpxD gene encoding UDP-3-O-(3-hydroxymyristoyl)glucosamine N-acyltransferase, with the protein MSLSLGQIVDALGGTLEGGERDGEIRRIAPLESAGPGDLAFLSHPRYQQQLAASRAACVIVAPSMREAGLARGACIVADEPYVYFARATQLWKRAHAVAVAQGIHPSAVVDPDATVHPTAVIGPLCVVERGAHVGAGTVLKSRVTLGEDCHIGERCIVHAGVVIGADGFGFAPQGGEWVKIEQLGAVHIGNDVEIGANTCIDRGALENTVIEDGVKLDNLIQIGHNVRIGRHSAMAGCVGVAGSATIGAHCTVGGGGIVLGHLELADHVHVSAATVVTRSLTRPGQYTGMFPIDENAKWEKNAATLKQLHSLRERIKALEQTRKDG; encoded by the coding sequence GTGAGCCTCTCTCTGGGGCAGATCGTCGATGCGCTGGGCGGCACGCTGGAGGGGGGCGAGAGGGACGGAGAAATCCGCCGCATCGCTCCCCTGGAGTCTGCAGGTCCCGGTGACCTGGCTTTTTTAAGCCATCCGCGCTACCAGCAGCAACTGGCCGCCTCCCGGGCGGCCTGTGTCATTGTGGCGCCATCGATGCGCGAGGCCGGGCTGGCCCGGGGGGCGTGCATCGTCGCGGACGAGCCGTACGTGTATTTCGCGCGTGCCACGCAGCTGTGGAAGCGCGCGCATGCCGTGGCGGTGGCGCAGGGCATCCATCCCAGCGCGGTGGTGGACCCCGACGCCACGGTGCATCCCACGGCCGTCATCGGCCCGCTGTGCGTGGTGGAGCGCGGCGCGCACGTGGGCGCGGGCACGGTGCTCAAATCGCGGGTGACGTTAGGCGAGGACTGCCACATCGGCGAGCGCTGCATCGTGCATGCCGGCGTGGTGATCGGGGCCGACGGCTTCGGCTTTGCGCCGCAGGGCGGCGAGTGGGTCAAGATCGAACAGTTGGGGGCCGTGCACATCGGCAACGACGTCGAGATCGGCGCCAACACCTGCATCGACCGCGGCGCACTGGAAAACACGGTCATCGAAGATGGCGTGAAGCTCGACAACCTCATCCAGATCGGCCACAACGTGCGCATCGGCCGGCATTCCGCCATGGCGGGGTGCGTGGGGGTGGCGGGCAGCGCGACCATCGGCGCGCATTGCACGGTGGGGGGCGGAGGCATCGTGCTGGGGCATCTCGAACTGGCCGACCACGTGCACGTGTCGGCGGCCACGGTGGTCACGCGATCGCTGACCCGGCCGGGTCAATACACCGGCATGTTCCCCATCGACGAAAATGCGAAGTGGGAAAAAAACGCGGCCACGCTCAAGCAGCTTCACAGCCTGCGCGAACGGATCAAGGCCCTCGAACAAACTCGAAAAGACGGTTAG
- the fabZ gene encoding 3-hydroxyacyl-ACP dehydratase FabZ, which produces MMDIHQILKLLPHRYPFLLVDRVVELERGKRIQALKNVTINEPFFTGHFPSRPVMPGVLMLEALAQAAGLLSFDMMGEAPGDDKVFYFVGIDGARFKRPVEPGDQLILEVDLDRIKGGIYKFKGLARVGDSVACEAEIMCTMRTVG; this is translated from the coding sequence ATGATGGATATCCACCAAATTCTCAAGCTCTTGCCGCACCGCTATCCGTTTCTGCTGGTGGACCGCGTGGTCGAACTCGAAAGGGGCAAGCGCATCCAGGCGCTCAAGAACGTCACGATCAACGAGCCTTTCTTCACGGGGCATTTCCCGAGCCGGCCCGTGATGCCCGGCGTGCTCATGCTCGAGGCCCTGGCGCAGGCCGCGGGCCTGCTGTCGTTCGACATGATGGGCGAGGCGCCCGGCGACGACAAGGTGTTCTATTTCGTCGGCATCGACGGCGCGCGCTTCAAGCGCCCCGTGGAGCCGGGCGACCAGCTCATCCTGGAAGTGGATCTGGACCGCATCAAGGGCGGCATCTACAAGTTCAAGGGCCTGGCACGCGTGGGCGACAGCGTGGCCTGCGAGGCCGAGATCATGTGCACCATGCGCACCGTGGGCTGA
- the lpxA gene encoding acyl-ACP--UDP-N-acetylglucosamine O-acyltransferase yields MTSSIHSTAIVDPAARIDASAAIGPYAVIGPHVTIGARTSVGAHCVIEGRTTIGEDNRIFQFASLGAAPQDKKYAGEPTELRIGDRNTIREFCTFNTGTAQDRGVTTIGNDNWVMAYVHIAHDCVVGHHTVLANNATLAGHVHVGDHAIIGGLTGVHQFTKVGAHVMAGFASHISQDVPPFMMVDGNPLSVRGLNLEGLRRRGFSADRLAAIKQAHRLLYRQGLTLDAARQAIAELPLVHGEAAPDIALLLDFIANSSRGIAR; encoded by the coding sequence GTGACCAGCAGCATCCACTCCACAGCCATCGTCGACCCCGCAGCGCGGATCGACGCCTCCGCGGCCATTGGCCCCTATGCGGTGATCGGCCCGCACGTGACGATCGGTGCGCGCACCTCGGTGGGTGCGCACTGCGTCATCGAAGGGCGCACCACGATCGGCGAAGACAACCGGATATTCCAGTTCGCCTCGCTGGGCGCCGCGCCGCAGGACAAGAAGTACGCCGGCGAGCCCACCGAGCTGCGCATCGGCGACCGCAACACGATCCGCGAGTTCTGCACGTTCAACACCGGCACGGCGCAGGACCGGGGCGTGACCACGATCGGCAACGACAACTGGGTGATGGCCTATGTGCACATCGCCCACGACTGCGTGGTCGGCCACCACACCGTGCTGGCCAACAACGCCACGCTGGCCGGCCATGTGCACGTGGGTGACCACGCCATCATCGGCGGCCTCACGGGCGTGCACCAGTTCACCAAGGTGGGCGCGCACGTCATGGCCGGGTTCGCCAGCCACATCTCGCAGGACGTGCCCCCCTTCATGATGGTGGACGGCAATCCGCTGTCCGTGCGCGGGTTGAACCTTGAAGGCCTGCGCCGGCGCGGGTTCTCGGCCGACCGGCTCGCCGCGATCAAGCAGGCGCACCGCCTGCTGTATCGCCAGGGCCTCACGCTGGACGCGGCGCGGCAGGCGATTGCCGAGTTGCCGTTGGTCCACGGCGAGGCCGCGCCCGACATCGCGCTGCTGCTGGATTTCATCGCCAACTCTTCGCGCGGCATCGCGCGCTGA
- the lpxB gene encoding lipid-A-disaccharide synthase: MAPSLQPAPRIAMVAGETSGDLLAGLLLDGLQAQWPGVTGQGIGGPQMQRRGFTAWWPSERLAVHGYSVELLRRLWGIVQIRKQLRRRLLAAPPQVFVGVDAPDFNLGLESDLRAAGIKTVHFVCPSIWAWRAERIDKIKRSADHVLCIFPFEPALLAHHGIAATYVGHPLANVIPMQPDREAARARLGLARGDEVLAILPGSRSAEVDYIAAPFLRAAALLRQARPALRMVIPAVPALRERIEQVVRECGMAEAVQVVEGQSHTVLAACDCTLIASGTATLEAALFKRPMVIGYHMHPISWRLMRRKQLQPWVGLPNILCGEFVVPELIQDAATPEALAAAVTQWLDAPTQSPGTLAALEQRFTALHETLRRDTPRLAAYAIQKILAA, from the coding sequence ATGGCGCCCTCCCTCCAACCGGCACCGCGCATCGCGATGGTGGCAGGCGAAACCTCCGGCGATCTGCTGGCGGGCCTACTGCTCGACGGCCTGCAGGCGCAGTGGCCGGGCGTGACCGGGCAGGGCATTGGCGGGCCGCAGATGCAGCGGCGGGGCTTCACAGCCTGGTGGCCGAGCGAGCGCCTGGCCGTGCATGGCTACAGCGTCGAGCTGCTGCGCCGGCTCTGGGGCATCGTGCAGATCCGCAAGCAATTGCGGCGGCGGCTGCTCGCGGCCCCGCCGCAGGTCTTCGTCGGCGTGGATGCGCCCGATTTCAACCTGGGGCTCGAATCCGACCTACGTGCGGCTGGCATCAAGACGGTGCACTTCGTGTGCCCTTCGATCTGGGCCTGGCGTGCGGAGCGCATCGACAAAATCAAGCGCAGCGCCGACCACGTGCTGTGCATCTTCCCGTTCGAGCCCGCGCTCCTGGCCCACCACGGCATTGCGGCCACTTATGTCGGCCATCCGCTGGCGAATGTGATTCCCATGCAGCCGGACCGCGAGGCGGCGCGTGCCCGGCTTGGGTTGGCCCGCGGCGACGAGGTGTTGGCCATCCTGCCAGGTAGCCGTTCGGCCGAGGTGGACTACATCGCCGCGCCGTTCCTGCGGGCGGCGGCCTTGCTGCGCCAGGCGCGCCCCGCGTTGCGCATGGTCATTCCGGCTGTGCCGGCGCTGCGTGAGCGCATCGAGCAGGTGGTGCGCGAATGCGGCATGGCCGAGGCCGTGCAGGTCGTCGAAGGCCAGTCGCACACCGTGCTGGCGGCCTGCGACTGCACGCTGATCGCCAGCGGCACGGCCACGCTGGAGGCAGCCCTGTTCAAGCGGCCCATGGTGATCGGCTACCACATGCACCCCATCAGCTGGCGCCTCATGCGGCGCAAGCAACTGCAGCCGTGGGTGGGGCTGCCCAACATCCTTTGCGGTGAGTTCGTCGTGCCCGAGCTGATCCAGGACGCCGCCACTCCGGAGGCGCTGGCCGCGGCCGTGACGCAGTGGCTCGACGCGCCCACGCAATCCCCCGGCACGCTGGCGGCTCTGGAGCAGCGCTTCACCGCGCTGCACGAAACCCTGCGCCGCGACACCCCCCGATTGGCCGCCTATGCGATCCAGAAAATCCTTGCCGCCTGA
- the rnhB gene encoding ribonuclease HII has product MRSRKSLPPEQAALPWHPPGLVAGVDEAGRGPLAGPVVAAAVILDDQNPIAGLADSKTLTAARREALYDEIRAKALCCAVAEASVEEIDTINILQATMLAMQRAVQGLRLKPVRVLVDGNRLPVLEVPADAIVKGDALVQAISAASILAKVTRDRWCAQLHLEYPQYGFAGHKGYGTAEHMAALQQHGACPHHRRSFSPVAAALVQGHAAVLPLPSVPTVNGGHALPAPQGLVQVEWQPA; this is encoded by the coding sequence ATGCGATCCAGAAAATCCTTGCCGCCTGAGCAGGCGGCCCTGCCGTGGCACCCCCCGGGCCTGGTGGCCGGGGTGGACGAAGCCGGGCGCGGTCCGCTGGCCGGCCCGGTGGTGGCTGCCGCCGTGATCCTCGACGATCAGAATCCGATCGCCGGGTTGGCCGATTCCAAGACATTGACCGCCGCGCGCCGCGAAGCGCTGTACGACGAGATCCGCGCCAAGGCCCTGTGCTGCGCGGTGGCCGAGGCCAGCGTGGAAGAGATCGACACCATCAACATCCTGCAGGCGACCATGCTGGCCATGCAGCGCGCGGTACAGGGGCTGCGCCTGAAGCCCGTGCGCGTGCTGGTGGACGGCAACCGGCTGCCCGTGCTGGAAGTGCCCGCGGACGCCATCGTCAAGGGCGATGCGCTGGTGCAGGCCATTTCTGCGGCGTCGATCCTGGCCAAGGTCACGCGCGACCGCTGGTGCGCGCAATTGCACCTGGAATATCCCCAATATGGCTTTGCCGGCCACAAGGGATATGGGACGGCCGAGCACATGGCGGCGCTGCAGCAGCATGGCGCTTGCCCACACCACCGCCGCTCGTTTTCACCCGTGGCTGCGGCCCTCGTCCAGGGCCACGCGGCGGTGCTCCCGCTGCCTTCGGTGCCTACCGTGAATGGAGGGCACGCGTTGCCGGCGCCGCAGGGCCTGGTGCAGGTGGAATGGCAGCCGGCATGA
- a CDS encoding TrmH family RNA methyltransferase gives MTSDNVTFVQSRDNAFVKDLRRLAQDSSAYRKQGRVWLEGDHLCRAALARGLQPAVAVYAESFWPAAQENYRHAAIKNIVIADPLWADVSGLESPARMGFVLEMPAAAALVPGVSTVVLDRLQDAGNVGSILRSASAFGFGQIAAIKGTAALWSAKVLRAGMGAHFGLRLVEGLDATDIDALGLPLLATSSHGGEFLHRAQLPWPCGWVMGHEGQGVSPALQERASRLIRIAQPGGEESLNVGAAAAICLHASAAAAETGRT, from the coding sequence ATGACCTCGGACAACGTCACCTTCGTTCAGTCGCGCGACAACGCGTTCGTCAAGGACCTGCGGCGCCTGGCGCAGGACAGCAGCGCCTACCGCAAGCAGGGCCGTGTGTGGCTGGAAGGCGACCACCTGTGCCGTGCGGCGCTGGCCCGGGGGCTGCAGCCTGCGGTGGCCGTGTATGCGGAGTCTTTTTGGCCTGCAGCGCAAGAAAACTACCGGCATGCTGCTATTAAAAACATAGTGATTGCCGATCCCCTCTGGGCGGACGTCAGCGGCCTCGAATCGCCGGCACGCATGGGCTTCGTGCTGGAGATGCCGGCAGCCGCGGCGTTGGTGCCGGGCGTGTCCACCGTGGTGCTCGACCGCTTGCAGGACGCCGGCAACGTGGGGTCCATCTTGCGCAGTGCATCGGCATTCGGTTTCGGACAGATCGCGGCCATCAAGGGCACGGCGGCGCTGTGGAGCGCCAAGGTGCTGCGGGCCGGCATGGGGGCCCATTTCGGCCTGCGGCTGGTGGAGGGGCTCGATGCGACGGACATCGATGCGCTCGGTCTACCCCTGCTGGCGACCAGTTCGCACGGCGGGGAGTTCCTGCACCGGGCGCAACTGCCCTGGCCTTGCGGCTGGGTCATGGGGCATGAAGGGCAGGGCGTGTCACCGGCGCTGCAGGAGCGCGCGAGCCGCCTGATCCGCATTGCCCAGCCGGGCGGGGAGGAATCGTTGAATGTGGGTGCGGCCGCCGCGATCTGCCTGCATGCGAGCGCTGCGGCGGCGGAGACGGGGCGCACCTGA
- a CDS encoding hemerythrin domain-containing protein encodes MTTRAPRDACSLLDADHRAVKKMFKEYESLMESRSKAAATQRFELARQICRELAVHAQIEEEIFYPALRDAIKDTDLLAEAEVEHASAKDLIAQIEAASAADEMFDAKVTVLGEYIDHHVKEERNEIFPKARAARKLDLVAMREALEARKEELMADEEAMA; translated from the coding sequence ATGACCACCCGTGCACCCCGAGACGCCTGCTCCCTGCTCGATGCGGACCATCGCGCCGTCAAGAAAATGTTCAAGGAATACGAATCGCTGATGGAGTCCCGCTCCAAGGCGGCCGCCACCCAGCGGTTCGAACTGGCGCGCCAGATCTGCCGCGAGTTGGCCGTGCATGCGCAGATCGAAGAAGAGATCTTCTATCCCGCCCTGCGCGATGCCATCAAGGACACCGACCTCCTCGCCGAAGCCGAAGTGGAGCACGCCAGCGCCAAGGACCTGATCGCGCAGATCGAGGCGGCCAGCGCCGCCGATGAAATGTTCGATGCCAAGGTGACCGTGTTGGGCGAGTACATCGACCACCACGTGAAGGAAGAGCGCAACGAGATCTTTCCCAAGGCGCGTGCCGCCCGCAAGCTCGACCTCGTGGCCATGCGCGAAGCGCTCGAAGCCCGAAAGGAAGAGCTGATGGCGGATGAAGAAGCGATGGCCTGA